DNA sequence from the Manis javanica isolate MJ-LG chromosome 15, MJ_LKY, whole genome shotgun sequence genome:
TAAGGGTTCCCTATTTCATTGACTTGAAAAAGCCACAGGATCAAGGTTTGAATCACACCTGTAACTACTACCTCCAGCCAGAGGAGGACGTGACCATTGGAGTCTGGTGAGTGGCTGCCCACAGGGCTGCAGGGCCGGTGCCGTCCTCGCGGGCAGCCGGAGGCCGCTGTGTGTCCCTTTTTATCTTCACTCACTGTTTCCAAGCCAAAGCTCCTGGCTAAATCCAGTCCTCAGGGGGGCGACGAGATGCACCAGACTCTGACCTGGGGTTTCCACACAACAAAGGCTTCCGGAGGGAGCCTCATTTCCAGGGCAAAGCTGGAAGCAGAGAGCAGACAGGAGCAAAGCACAGGACTTGGGCGCAGCTCTGAGATACACTTTTTCTTTCCAGAGAAAGGATGTCTGGGTTCTGGGCAGCTCGACTTCCTCTCACATGTAGCACCTTCTGCAGTTGATGTGATGGTCACTCTCTCCTTAGATTTACGCTTTTTAGCCATAAATTTAAACTGGATGTACGCCCTGTGGCTTCTTTGTGTCTCCGCGGGACGTGCTCCAAGGCCTTCTCTACAGACAGCCAGATGAGAACCGACCAGCCTTTCTGTGGTCCCTGCGCCCTCGGAAGCGACCCTGAGTCGCCAGCCCCCTGCGCGGCTGGTTTTTCCGACAGTGGCGTGAAGCCCCCTCCGCCGGCTCAGGGCACCACTGTGCATGTGCGGAGTTTCTGAATGAGAGGCTGCGAGGAGCTTCCCAGTGTGGACTGCGAGCAAGGGCGGGCATCTCTAATAACGGTCCTGGTAAAGGACATCGAATAAGGGGGGCTCGTTCTTACACGTCAGTGCTGGGACCAGAGATGCGTCGTTTCCAGTTAGATCCCAGCCAGTGCTGACCGACTCACGTGCATGCCTGGGCCGCTGCGTTCTGTCTTCAGTCAGGAGCTTGCCGTGTTTTGCTCCGAGCTGTTTGGGAGGGAATCAGCTGACCCTCCCGCTGGTTGTGGGGGTCGGCCCTGAAGGCGCCTTTCCTGAGGACCCCCCTCAAGCAGAGCGCTGCCCTGGCAGAGGGGGGGCACTTGTGGGGCCCCTGCTTAGGCTGGAGGAAGCCCCACGGCAGCCACACAGGGAGGTTGTACTGGCCACAGTGGCAAGTCTGACAGTGCAGCCACGCCGTGACCCATGGGCACCTGCCACCCACCCACGTCCACACCCTGTGCTGTCGCGGGGATGCTCTGGGCCCTCGGGTGGCACAGGTCAGGttccccagctgctgcctgcaCCTCCTCAGACCTCCCACCAGCAGAGCCAGGCTGTGCTTGGCCACCAGCTCCTTCTCAGCTGCCTGCCTGGGTAGCAGCTCTTCCCCTGGAAGAGGGTGCCCAGAAATAGGGTCCTCCTCCCCTTTCTGAGAGATCCGTGGGCTCGGTCAGGAGCCCCAAGTTTGGGGCAGGCTGATTCTTAGAAGTGTCAGTTCCCAACACCTTAAAAGGTCCTTCCACCCGATAGGTTTACCGCTGGGGGAGCGTGACGGTTACCACGGTCAGAAACGCGGTGATCCTCTGGGACGGGTCTGAGATTCATTAGGATGAGGTGCTGAAACCTAAAAGCTAGAAAATAGAACTTGGgcatttaatattttcaaggatTCATCTAATCAAGTTACTTGAGTAAATTTTACAGAAAAACCTGTTAGTTCAGACCCCTGTCAGTGGTCACAGTCTTTGATGTGGCCTGAGCATCTCTGTGATGGAGATTTGGCCTGGCAGGCACAGGCTGCACGTGCCTGGCCAGGCGTGGGGTGGTCTGCGGGGCTGCTCGCCCAAGCAGCTGGTCGGCCCACGGTGCGTCCTGCCGACGGGGCTGCCCCAGGACGGCTGTGAGCAGGTGGGAGGGGTGGTGCCTCAGGCGGGGCCAGCGTCCAGCCCCACCGGCAGGGGTCAGGGCTGCTGAGCTAGCACATCAACAGCACGGTCAAGCCTGAAGTACACCATGAGATAAGTAGCTCACAACTTGAAAACATggatgtgtgtgaggggaggcgACGTGACTCAGCAAATGTCGGATGGGATGTCTCCCAGTAGAGCTCCCGGGTCACACAGGAGAAGTGGCTGTCCCCGGCCCAGTGGGGGTGCCTGTGCCCAGAGAGTGTGCGCTCAGGAAGCGCTGTCCCTGCGGCCCGGAGCGCTCATCGCTCTGCTGGTGGGCAGGCTCGCCCCCGCTGCCCTGTCACTCAGGTGTGACGCGAGCTTTGCAGCAGACCGTTGTCCCGGCAGCACCGCGGCACCTCACGGCGCTGTCCTCCGCTCTCtacccctgcccccaggcacaCTGTCCCAGCCGTCTGGTGGAAGAACGCCCAGGGGAAGGATCAGCTGTGGTACGAGGATGCCTTGGCTTCCAGCCACCCTGTCATCCTGTACCTGCACGGGAACGCGGGCACCAGGTAGGGCGCCACGTGTCCTCCCTGCATGCCGGCTTCTCGCGGGCCTCACTGCGGGTGGAGTGTGCTCCCGCGGGGTGCGGGCAGGACGCGTCCAGGTGACGCTCACAGCGGGCTGCCCAGGGGCTCCCAGCCGAGCAGGCCTCGGGGCCTCATTGGGAAGCACCCCATCAGCCCCCGTGGGCAGCCGTGCCCAGACACTCCTGAGCGGGAGCGCGCACCGGGGTGGACCGGAGGCAGCTGCCTCGGTCAGAGTGCCCAGATCCGCGGCCAGAGGGGGACGCGTCCGTCCGTCCCAGCAGGGCGTCTGAGGCCGCGATGCGGGGAAGAGGCTTCCCAGGAAGGAGGCGGTGGTCCAGCGGAGGAGGGGTCAGACCCATGCCCGGGACGCTGTCTGCCACCGGCAGCGCCTGGCATCCACTTCCTTGATGGCAGGCCTGCCCTGCTGGAGGAAGAGACCCCGCCGGGAAAGTGCCaagatggggtgggggtgacagCAAAGAAGGGGCCCTGGAAGCCGAGGGAGGCCAGCAGAGACCCCAGCCAAGCTCGTCCTGGGTGTTCACATGCCATCAGGCCAGGTGGCGCTCAGCCATCAGCTGTAGGCCGCAGTGCCAGTGTCCCCTCCCAGGCCGCTGGGGAAGCACGTGCTGTCTGTGGCCGGCAGAGCCCCCACCCAGGTTTATCCAGGCTCTTGTTAAGACTGACTTTCACGGCCTGCCCTTCAGCTGGCTGGGGTCGGAGCCACTGTCCTTGCTTTAGGGACAGCTCCTTCTGCCCCACGTCCAGCCCTGTTGGGGGGAGTCCTTGGAGAGCCAGCCGGGCCAGGGGAGGAGGCTCCTCTGAACTCAGCGTTGCTGGGAACCCTGGGAGGGTCCCTGTAGCTGCAGCAGTTACGTTCCGGAGAGGGCAGcgaggggcagcaggaggcagggCCCCTGAGGGCCAGGGGCCAGTCAGCGTGGCGCTGGCCAGGGGCGGCCCTTTTATAGGCAGAACAAGGAGAGCTCTGGGCCTTGCTGGTGGGAAGCAGCCGCAGGCATCTTGTGGAGTGTGTGCGGACACTGCGGGAAGCCCGGGCGCGGCCCAGAGCAGAGCCCAGCACCTCCCTCGGTGGCACGTGCTCCGCAGTTCGCGTCCTTTGTCTAGGACAAGCACAGCAAGTTTCTCTTCAGCTTGAAGAGCAGGTGGCAACAGACAGGCCGTGTAGCATCTCCTGTAACAGAGAAGGGTGTGCTTTGCCGTGGATAAGGTTCAGCTGAAGAGTGCCAGGCACGTGGTAGGGAAGGCAGCGTTGGCCTGAACCTGCAGGTTCAGAGGAGTGGTGGTGGGACCGCCGAGGGCATGCGGCCCGAGACCACCTGCCCCCATCCCCGCTCGCCGAGCAGCCCGGGCTCCCCGAGGTGCAGGCCCTGGGCCGCTGCTGGACATTCTGTTACGGGCTCACTCCCCCGTCTCTTTGCTCAAGGCAGGGAGTTTGGAACCTTCGGGAAAGAGCCATCGTCAGCTCTTCCAGAGATGTCTGAAAACCTTTTGTAGTATTCCCTTCTAATCTGGAAGCCCattcctttacatttttatttctgcattatattggttttcttccatttcatccTTGTCTCCCCAAGGCCATCCCCACCTCCAAAATGGCCAAAATGCTCGCTATAGAAAACCGCCGAGAAGTCCAGAGGGGCCGAGCCGTCTGGCGGCCCTCGCTCCTCCCAGGGCCTTGTCCCACCGCGATGACCCCTGGGCAGAGGGCGGGAGGGGCCAGAGCCAGCCGAGGAGGGAGGGCCGCCACAGAGGGCTGAGGGGAGGCGGGGCGCGGGTGTGTGCGCACGTTGACTTTGCTTCCGTCCACACGGGCGGCGCCTGGAcgctggggagctgggggctggATGCTGGGGCAGGAGAGGCTAGGGCTTGCTGTGTACCCTTCTGGATTTTCTGGATTTTGTATTGTAGTCAAAAAGAAGAGTAAGGTAGTAAATACCATCCCCAAAGTGCCAAGACTGCCCCTTGCTGGTCCCGGTGTGGCCAGAGGCCCTCTGGGGCCACTTAGGGTGCCCCGAGGACATCGCCTGTCCACTGCTGACCCTGCCTGTCTGGGTCTGGGACCAGCTCACTGAGGGCCCAGATGCCCCAGCAGCAACCCTGGGGCCTGCCCCTTTGGGAAGCTGTACTGACCCCCATTCTTGTGTCCTTCTCCCTGATGCTCTAGAGGAGGCGACCACCGGGTGGAGCTTTACAAGGTAGGTGAGGGTGCCCAGTGGAGTGTGAGGCCGGGGCAGTGTCCGCACGGCGTGGGGTGGAGAGCCTTGCCCAGCGTGTTTCCTGGCTGTTCCTCCAGGGGCCCTCCCGGCGCCGACTCTGGCCGTCTCCACCGCAGATGCCTCCGCAGGGCCCCCGGGGCAGCTTCCAGCATCAGGCAACTGCCCTCTGTGCCTCGTGTGCCAGACACTGGCCCACCACATGAAAGGCACCTAGAACATTTAAATGTTGTATTACTCCTGTAGAAAGTGAGTGGAGAAGACGAGGGGCCAGGGATCTGCGCCTCTCTGCCAGCTGCAGGCTCTGGCATTCTGCCGGCACGGCTTCTCCCCGCCCAGGAGATGCAGGTCGGAGGCTTTCCACTCTCCCCACACCTGACACGTGCAGTTGCTGCCAGTGTCCCTAGGTCTCCTCgcctgcccccctgcccctctGACGGAGTAGGCATCTGCTGACAGGCCAGGGTGGGACTTAGACATCTGTACCGTGCTGGCACTGCTCCCGCCATCACCCCCGGGGTGGGCGGCTCTGGGCTGCTGGTGAAGCGGGTCGAGTCAGGGAGGATGCCGGGAACTCGGTCAGTCCCCTTTCAAGGCTCCCGTTCCTAGAGGTGGTTTGTGCCTGGAGCAGATGTGGTCTGGAGGGCACGGGCTCGGCAGGAGCTGGGAGCCGGATGGCAGTGCTGCTGGCCGCCCAGGGCAGCCTGCGGAGAGAGGGCACGACGCCGGGGCTGTGACTCCGGTCATCGGTGGAGGTTGGCGGCCCCTGCACAAGTGCAGGCTCGGGCCAGAGCTATGAGCAGTGACACAGTGCAAGGGATCTCCTCGCCTAGAGGGGTCTTCTTCAACAAGAGTTAAAAAATCCAAGAAACACGAGGTTGCAGTGAGGTCCCCAGGTGTGGTCCTGGGGCCCCGGGAGGCAGCGCCTGGGCCAGCCGCCTCTGGACGGACATCCCTCCTGCACACCTGAGGCACACGCATCAGTGGGCCTGAGGGGTCCGGCAGGGAGTGGGGCAGCTCCCACCGCGCGCACAGCAGACAGAAGTCAGGGTGGGTTTAGGGGAGGCAAGTTGCCGTGACCCGAGATGCGTGGGTTTGTTGCCCAGATGCTTGTTTTCCACTTCACAGGTGCTGAGCTCCCTTGGTTACCACGTGGTCACTTTTGACTACAGAGGTGAGAGTCCTCTTGAAAAGCGTGCGTGTGGCCTGCTCCTCTTTCCGGGCAGCTCTGGGTGTGCAGCGTCACTGGGGGCCAGGCGTGGCTGCCACCTGCGGCAGCTGTGAGCGTGGACAGCgccagagggggcagggcctTCCAGTGCATGTCCTGTGTGCGGACGCCAGGGCGTGCCTTCCACGGGCGCTGGCACCTGGGACACGCCCTCTGTCCGTGGCATTTTCAGTGGAACGCACTGTCGCTTTCTTTACTGGACTCGGGCTTGCCTCTGCTGAAGGGCGGGTGCGTTTATGCTCGGGAAAGCTTGCCTCGCTGCAGCTATGAAGACTGGAGAGCGCTGCTCAGGCCCAAGTAGACTGTGCTTCTCGCCGCTCGGTAGTTCTTCCCTAAATAAGTCAGGGCTTGCCACTGAAGAGGTCAGGACCTGCAGTGTGGCGTGAGCCAAGGACGTTCCGCCTGACGGAGCCGGGAGAGCGCCCCGTGTGAGCCCCGAGTGAGCAGAGAGCGCGGGGCAGAAGGCTCTCGGCAGCCCCCGTGACCTGGGGGAGGCAGGCGTGCGGATACCCTCAGACTGAGGGGTGTTCTGACTGTTTCTTCTTGCTGCCATAACATCACCGCAAGCTCGATGTCTGATGACATAAATGTGTTATCTTgctgttctggaggccagaaatgcAAACTCCTCAGCCACTgcgctaaaatcaaggtgtccgcAGGCTGGTCCCTGCCGGCGGGTCTGCGGGAAAAGCGTGTCCTGTCCCTTTCTGGAGCCGGCCTGTGGCCCCGTGAGTCCGCGTAGTCTGCGCCTGACCTTCCCCTTGGACTTATGGAGACCCTGCGGTCACTGTGCCCCCGAGCTGATGGAGCAGGCGATCTCGCATTCCCAGGCAGCTGGCCGTCGGCCTCAGTTCCCCCTGCAGCCTTAGCAGCCCCGCACCCGCCATCTGATGCGACGTCTTCGTGGCTCCAGGGATGAGGGTCTGGGCCTCTCTGGGGCCACTGTTCTGCCTGCCACAGGAGTTCTTCCGTGGAAAATGTCCCATCAGGTCAAAGTTCTGGGCTGGGGAAAACCGTGCAGTGAGGCTCTGGAAAGCATCCCAGCCTCCCGTCCTGTTCTCCATGCTGGAAGGGGCTCTCTGTGCCCGCTGCAGACCTCGGGGCGGTGACGAGGGGCCTGCTGGCGCACCTCCCCGGGCTGCTCCGAGGAGGGGCCCAGCAGAGCTTCGGCCTTCCAGGTCTCACAGAGACTGCGTTCCCAGCCCCGCTGGAGAGAGAAGCCGcgcctctgccctccctgcctctcctcccaggccccagccccctcTCCTCCATCCGGCCTTGTACCTCTCAGCTCCACCCCAGACTTGCTTGGGGAGCAGAACCGGCTCTTCCGGAGCCTCTTTGAGGATGACTCACGGCTGAGCTGCTGGAAATGACAGCTGCACTTGGCCTTCCTAGAGACTGGGGGGAGGACTCTTGGGGAGCACTcggtctgggggaggggcaggcaagATGCCCAGAGCCCCTTCCCGTTCGGGGCCTTCATTGCCTTGAGGCAGGAATACCCACCGCCCTCCCCTGCTTCTGGAGCTCCTGGGGACTCCCCGCGCCTGTCTGTACTGGGCCGCAGCTGGGCTCCCGCCGGCCCCTCGCCAGGCCCGGCCCCCAGCGAGCCCTGGGTGTCAGGGGTCCTGTCCTGACGCCGGTGGGCTCGGGGGCTGTGACTGGGCGCGGAGCTGGGAGAGCAGGAGCGGGCTTGTCCGGACGCGCCGCCCCGGTGCTGCTGGACTCAGCGTCTCGGCCTGGGCCTGCCcccgggagggggcgggggaaTGCGGAGTGGACCTGCCCCCACAGGGTCCTGTGTACAGCTTTGACTTCCCCCTCTCACTGCTTCCCTGTCCCAGGCTGGGGCGACTCTGCAGGAACGCCGTCAGAGCGGGGCATGACGTACGACGCGCTCCATGTGTTCGACTGGATCAAAGCGCGGAGCGGGGACAGCCCCGTCTATATTTGGGGCCACTCCCTGGGCACGGGGTGAGTTCCCAGCATGGGGTGGCCCTTGGGTGAAAGGTCTTCACGTGGCGGCTTCCAGCCTGGTCTCTCCAGGGTGCCCTGGGGGTCTCTGGAACTGAGACCTCGTAAGCCTTGTCCCCCATCCCTGTGGTGGGGGCCGGGAATGAAATGCCATGAGAGACCACAAAGGGGCTGAGCCACTTTAACTCCTCATTTCGAGAAGTGGCTTGAGACACGTCCCAGCACCTGTGGGGTGGCCATCTCCACGGGGACAGGCAGACCCCGCAGCCCGAGACCATGCCCCAAGGGAGGCGCCTCCCGTGCAGAGGGGCAGGGCTCCAGACCCAGGTCACTGGGTCTGTCTCACTGTGCTTTGGAGCGTGTTTGGGCCACTGAGCCCAGTACCAAGGCTGGGTGTGTGCAAACTAGGGGATTTGTAAATAGCTTGGCTACTGAGCCCACACTCGGCCTTCCAGAGCACGTGAGGAGGCGGCGGTGGTGGCCCCTTCCTACCTCTGCCAAAACGGGAAGCACTTTAATGCACCCCCTGGGCTGCCTGCACAGCTTCTGCTGAACGAAGGTCCAGAGCATTTCTAGAAAGAGCTGTGCTGTCggggccctgggcctggccttgaggggcagcagctgcagccccttccccccctcccccacacgctgcaggctggggagggcctggggcCAGGCTCCAGCAGCTCCCCTGGGGAGGGCCGTGCGCCCCTGGAGAGGCCCCTTGGGCAGCAGGAAGCTGGCCTCTGGTTGTGGCTGTCCACACAAAGCCACCCGTGTGGCCCTGGGACGGCCCCTGCAGGCCTGCCCACAGCCCTCCCGCTCCCTGCACCCCACCCGAGCTTCGCGGGCCCCAGGGTTATCTGGTTTCCCAGGCCCTGAACAGTCTCACCAAAAACCTTGGCTGTCATAGTTCAACCGGACTTTTTATCTTCTCAGAGTGGCCACGAATCTGGTGCGGCGCCTCTGTGAGCGAGGTAGGGGCGCAGGTGCGTCCGGGTCTGTGTGTGGGGCCCCTGGGTGGGCGGGATCCAGGCCTTGCATCCAGGCCCGTGCGGGCCCTCGTGAGGCAGGTGCTGATGGACAGAGCAAGGTGGCCTGGGCAGACCCTCAGCTGGCCATGCCTGCCTCCCCTCAGATCCTCCGGCAGCGGGTGGCACCTCACCAGGGGCTGGGCGCTGAATCAGCTCCAGCAGACGGGGTTCTCAGGGGCTGGTGGGCAGCCGAGGGTCCCCGCGTGGCCCCGCCCATGCACCGGAAAGCACACCGACCCCGTCCGTGGGAGGGcctgggggcaggcaggcagcctggGGTCCCTGTCCTGTCCGGGGCTGCCCCTCCCACGGGCCCTGCTTGGGGCTCGGTGGCGTGTTTTTGTTGGGGCTGCACACCTCTCAGCCCCTGCGGGGCCGCTCTGTCTAGAGACGCCGCCGGACGCCCTGGTCCTGGAGTCCCCCTTCACCAACATCCGCGAGGAGGCAAAGAGCCATCCGTTCTCAGTGGCAAGTACAGACTTAACAACTGACTTTCACTATTCAAATAATTACCATCAAATAACTGTAGGTAAAGAGTGcaaggtaaaaataataattgtaaaaattattaaacattcTAATGAATAcagattttattaaaaactaatcCCTGGCTAGTTCTGGGCACTGGCCAACTGTGGACTGGCTGGGCAGGACAGGTTCACAGCCGGGGGGCCCAAGAGCAGCAGGGGCTCAGGAGGCCGCTCTGCGGTGTGGCTGCCCACCTGGGGGGCTGCTTCCCCAGGAGAGGGACTGGCGGGCACCCAGCTCAGCCAGGCTCTCCCCGCCATGTCTCGGGGTGGCCTCCAGGTAGGTTCCCGCAGGGGATGCAGGGCGAGTCAGGGTGTCACAGCCGGGGTGGATCCTGGGACCCCCTCTGACGAGCTCAGCCCAGGCGGGTCCTCCTCCTGGAGAAGCCCCCCGTCCCGCTGCTGCCTGCCGGCCGCGCTCTGGAGGAGCTGCACCGGCACTCACGCAGCCGGCCCGCAGACCGGAGCGCTCCTGGGGAGGCTGAGTCCTGCGTGCTGCTCTTCCCCCGAGTGGCAGGGGCCCCCTTGAATCCGGGGTGGCAGCCCTGGCGTCTGGGGGAGTCTGCCTCCCGGCCAGCCCCTGCTGCTGCTCCAAGGTGCGGGAGCCTGTTGGGGGGCCGGGGAGCAAGGGCGCCCCAGCACAGCTCTGGGGGCCACAGCAGCCTGGGCCCTCAGCGCCCTCTCTCTGAGCCTGGACCCTGGCCTCCGCGTGGGTCCCCTCACTGACGCTTCTGCGCGTCGTCTCCCTGCAGATATATCGATACTTCCCTGGGTTTGACTGGTTCTTCCTGGACCCTATTACAAGCAGTGGGATTAAATTTGCAAATGATGAAAAGTGAGTACTGTGCTGAAGTACCTGATCCTGTCAACTAAGGAAAATCCCATGAATGCCCAGGATGACCCTCTGCAGCCACAGGAACCAGACAGGCCGGGTTCTGAGTCCTCGGGCCCTCCTGGCAGCGGACCTGTGTGCGGGGGCGGCCGGTGGGGGACCTAGAGCCGGGGGACAAGGGATCTGAAAAGCCGCCGAGCCCGAGCACAGATGCGCGTGCTTTCTTTGGtccatgtgtttgttttatttggaaATGGTCCGGGAGAGCCAGGCTCCCGGGCAGGCACGAGGCAGCAGTGGTGACCGTTAGTCAGCTGTGGGAAGATGTTAGGGAGTCTGCCATTCAAGATGTTCGTTAGGTCAGCCAAAGGTAAATATTCTATTCGAGGACTCTGATGAATATTGGGATTCTGTTGACAGTATCTTCTGTGATTCTTCATTTCatggctttcattttttcttcaaaaaaaagaaaaggaagaactccTAATTATTTAAATTCTCAGTTAATGTTTAAAACTCTactttgaaagaatgaaaaaatggaGTATTTTTACCCTCAGTATTTTTGGTTCTAAAAATGAAcgaataaactaaaatttgaacaAACAGGAGCAAAAAACCTGCttgcttttaaatattattattattttgttacttAAAGAAGAATTAGCTAAGTAAACTGGATTACCTCTGAAATCACCCCCAGCACAGTGCATGCTTCCCTGACCCCCAGCTGAGCCAGGGGGGTGTTGGGGGGCTGGCAGTACCACGCCCCCATGTGCCCAGCCCTTACCTGCTGGAGGTCAGGAGCCCCTGAAGTTCTACTGCCAAATACTCACTAAGGTGCCAGTATGTAAGCCAGGCCCCCACCAGAGCAGGTCAAGGTAAGGACAGACGACGTGCAGCAGACATTCTGGAAGGGTAGGTGGTCCACTGTCCAGGTGTGACTTACACACGAGGGGTGCAGGCTGCAGATGGGCTGGCATCTGGGCCGCCGAGCGGCCCCGGCAGGTCCTGCCCGCACAGAGCCCCAGAGCAGCGTGAGTCCCCGAGGCCTGGGGGggtgccctgcccacagcccacccaaGGGTGTGAGGGGTGGCCCGTCCCACAGCCTGGCTTTCTGCGATGCAGTTTACTGACGGGTTTGCATCAACTGGACCTATTGAAAGTGTTAATTCACTTCTAAATACTCGAGTGACCTTAAGTCATTTGTACCAATGATAAATTAGGGGGCATGGCCTTTTTTAACAAGAGATTCATAGTAGAGTTCTTGGCCCACCTAAATTATTCAGTTTGTAAATATTGTTTTGTAACTTTATAAAGAGTATGATCTACTGGCAAAAATAATTACTTTCAACTTTCAGAAAATCTGTAGGTGCCAGATTGGGATAATgaattgatctatagatttgaTTGACACCTAGCACCTAGATATTGACAGAAAAACCTGAGAAGTCAACTCTTAGTTCTCTGGTGAGAAGAAGCCCAGCAGAATCACTGAGCATCCCGAGGAAGCCCTCCCCTGCCCGGGTCTCTGCTGGGGGCGGGCGGGCAGGCGGCTGGGAGAcccctgtgccaccaggcccgggTCGGGTCTAGCCCCCTCTGCCTGCCCGCAGCGTGAAGCACATCTCCTGCTCCCTGCTCATCCTGCACGCCGAGGACGACCCAGTCGTGCCCTTCCGGCTCGGCAGGAAGGTGGGTGCGGGGTGGTGCCTGGGCGGGTGGGTGCCTCACAGGCTCATACTATGGGGGGTCCTACTAGTAGTGGGGGCCCCTTTGTGGAGAAGGTGGGAAGGTCAGTGGCTCCCAGGTCCCCATGCAGGCAGGGGTGCCGGCCTGGCAGGCTGACTGCAGGGCACTTGGCCGGGGACCTCGCCAGTCCCTGGCTGGGGGAGGACCCCCGACAAGGACCCCCAGGTGCAGGGGCGCTGTCCACAGACTTGCCCCAGAGGCTCATGTGCTGTGTTGCCTTTGGGGTGAACAGGCAGCAGACACTGTTGCTGGGCCTCCTGTCTGCTTTTGCTGGATTTGCTGCCAGGAAGCAGGGCTGGGTGTGCGGGTGAGGGTGGCTGGGAGAGCGCCTGGGCACGTCTGCCTCTGAGTAGGCCTCGTTTGCGTGGGCTCTGCCAGGGCCGGGGCCTGGGCACACAGAGCTGCCCGGCAGTGTACTGCTCAGACCTGCACGGCCTGGCCCCCCCAGGGTGGGAGAGGCCGAGGTGGGTCAGGGATGGTGGGTTTGTTGACTGGCGTTGACCCAGGCAAATGGTCCATCCCCACCTGGGCTGAGCCATCAGGGCCTCTGTGGCCCTCAGGCCACCACGCCCTCCCACGGCAGGTGGCCTTGCTTTTGGTGCTGGCTCATCCACCTTGCTGCCCGGAGGAAAACACAGAGGGTCTCGAATGGCAGGCCACGGGGCCGAGCCTGAGCGGGCTCCTGTCAGCAGGCCGCAGGGCAGAAGTGCACAGCTCAGGACTGGGGCCCCTCTCCAGAGGCAGCAGCCACTGCACATCTCTGTTGAaggggagctgggaggcaggTCGCCCACAGCCCTGGGGGTGCTGCCTCTGGGCACTGACCCGTCTCTCCCTCTTCCCAGCTCTATAACATCGCTGCGCCATCTCGAAGCTTCCGAGACTTCAAAGTCCAGTTTATCCCCTTTCACTCAGACCTCGGCTACAGGCACAAGTACATCTACAAGAGCCCCGAGCTACCACGGATACTGAGGTGAGGCCCTCTCTTCTCCCCAGGTGTAACCTGGCCAGGGATGTGGCAGGTGCCACCACTGAAGCACCTCCATGGGGCCAAGGGTCATGCGATTTAAGAGCCTGTTTCCTGGAGGGGCTGAGCATGTTTCCCCTCCCTCCTGACCATTCCTGTGACCAGACAGGGCAGCGATCTCCCTGTGGTACACAGGGCCGCACCCACACGTGCCCCCGCTGCAGGTCAAGCCTCTGTCCTTTCCACAACTGTCAGGCTGTCCCTGTGCACATGGCCCATGGGGGACTCTGTCCT
Encoded proteins:
- the ABHD12 gene encoding lysophosphatidylserine lipase ABHD12 isoform X3, which translates into the protein MGTRACSWLAGAWSAPFSLEMKLQLLSVVRRKGLWFRLRKILLCVLGLYVAIPFLIKLCPGIQAKLIFLNFVRVPYFIDLKKPQDQGLNHTCNYYLQPEEDVTIGVWHTVPAVWWKNAQGKDQLWYEDALASSHPVILYLHGNAGTRGGDHRVELYKVLSSLGYHVVTFDYRGWGDSAGTPSERGMTYDALHVFDWIKARSGDSPVYIWGHSLGTGVATNLVRRLCERETPPDALVLESPFTNIREEAKSHPFSVIYRYFPGFDWFFLDPITSSGIKFANDENVKHISCSLLILHAEDDPVVPFRLGRKLYNIAAPSRSFRDFKVQFIPFHSDLGYRHKYIYKSPELPRILREFLGKSEPEHQH
- the ABHD12 gene encoding lysophosphatidylserine lipase ABHD12 isoform X2, coding for MRTAQKTWSVLFRRAFRFISFAVRKGLWFRLRKILLCVLGLYVAIPFLIKLCPGIQAKLIFLNFVRVPYFIDLKKPQDQGLNHTCNYYLQPEEDVTIGVWHTVPAVWWKNAQGKDQLWYEDALASSHPVILYLHGNAGTRGGDHRVELYKVLSSLGYHVVTFDYRGWGDSAGTPSERGMTYDALHVFDWIKARSGDSPVYIWGHSLGTGVATNLVRRLCERETPPDALVLESPFTNIREEAKSHPFSVIYRYFPGFDWFFLDPITSSGIKFANDENVKHISCSLLILHAEDDPVVPFRLGRKLYNIAAPSRSFRDFKVQFIPFHSDLGYRHKYIYKSPELPRILREFLGKSEPEHQH
- the ABHD12 gene encoding lysophosphatidylserine lipase ABHD12 isoform X1 is translated as MRKRTEPVALEHERCAAPGSSSPGAAAVALDADCRLKQNLRLAGKGAAEPGRAADAGMKRALGRRKGLWFRLRKILLCVLGLYVAIPFLIKLCPGIQAKLIFLNFVRVPYFIDLKKPQDQGLNHTCNYYLQPEEDVTIGVWHTVPAVWWKNAQGKDQLWYEDALASSHPVILYLHGNAGTRGGDHRVELYKVLSSLGYHVVTFDYRGWGDSAGTPSERGMTYDALHVFDWIKARSGDSPVYIWGHSLGTGVATNLVRRLCERETPPDALVLESPFTNIREEAKSHPFSVIYRYFPGFDWFFLDPITSSGIKFANDENVKHISCSLLILHAEDDPVVPFRLGRKLYNIAAPSRSFRDFKVQFIPFHSDLGYRHKYIYKSPELPRILREFLGKSEPEHQH